A DNA window from Chiroxiphia lanceolata isolate bChiLan1 chromosome 6, bChiLan1.pri, whole genome shotgun sequence contains the following coding sequences:
- the MADD gene encoding MAP kinase-activating death domain protein isoform X6 — MVQKKRICPRLLDYLVIIGARHPSSDSVAQTPELLRRYPLEDHADFPLPPDVVFFCQPEGCLSVRQKRMSFRDDTSFVFTLTDKDTGVIRYGICVNFYRSFQKRVPKEKGEGTGGHRGREGQKIPKSGEASAPQEEVGTESSESGSSLPAPSAESTPDVNRSPRSKRLAKGSHHSRNSTLTSLCILSHYPFFSTFRECLYTLKRLVDCCSERLLGKKLGIPRGVQRDTMWRIFTGSLLVEEKSSALLHDLREIEAWIYRLLRSPMPIAGQKRVDVEVLPHELQPALTFALPDPSRFTLVDFPLHLPLELLGVDACLQVLTCILLEHKIVLQSRDYNALSMSVMAFVAMIYPLEYMFPVIPLLPTCMASAEQLLLAPTPYIIGVPASFFLYKLDFKMPDDVWLIDLDTNRVIVPTNAESLPALPEPEASELKKHLKQCLVSMTAITQKQLLTPDNKALASMSLNTQPILNLEKFQEGQEVPLLLGRPQNDLQSTPSTEFNPLIYGNDVDSVDVATRVAMVRFFNSPNVLQGFQMHTRTLRLFPRPVVAFQANSFLASRPKQTPFADKLSRTQAVEYFGEWSLNPTNYAFQRIHNNMFDPALIGDKPKWYAHQLQPIHYRVYDSNSQLAEALNIPAEKETDSDPTDDSSGSDSVDYDDSSSSYSSLGDFVSEMMKCDINGDTPNVDPLTHAALGDASEVEFDDFQEYSGDMDEQTMDSENSQETNQPRSSSSTTASSSPSTVIHGANHLYVMQTSEQINDLTGPQEAADSAEIEEKLAAGFSNHLPSLPLQPGFPKISLDRRESDIAAGSMSSSEGVVRKREYDNPYFEPQYGFPTEDEDDEQEESYTPRFDQNLNGSRSQKLLRPNSLKLANDSDADSDSRASSPNSTVSNNSSEGFGGIMSFASSLYRNHSTSFSLSNLALPTKVGRDKNTPFPSLKVFGLNTIMEIITEAGPVSNEGNRRALVDQKSSVIKHSPTVKRESPSPQGRTSNSSENQQFLKEVVHNVLDGQGVGWLNMKRVRRLLESEQLRVFVLSKLNRTIQSEEDARQDVIQDVEISRKVYKGMLDLLKCTVLSLEHSYANAGLGGMASVFGLLEIAHTHYYNKEPEKRKRSPTDGSVTPVGKDPGSSPRVEPKPAMQLPVPQIMPKPPSPAGKGPREFDTRSLKEENFIASIELWNKHQEVKKQKSLEKTRTEGVKQFDLGETDEKKSQISADSGLSLASGSQKSDFDSIPSGGPTVMVRSTSQDSEVSTVSNSSGETLGADSDLSSNAGDGPSVENGGNLAGSRGTVSDSEIETNSATSSIFAKSHNLKQSVKDSKGSTPGRGPEDGNQRVYLYEGLLGRDKGSVWDQLEDAAMETFSMSKERSTLWDQMQFWEDAFLDAVMLEREGMGMDQGPQEMIDRYLSLGEHDRKRLEDDEDRLLATLLHNMIAYMLMIKVNKNDIRKKVRRLMGKSHIGLVHSQQINDILDKLANLSGRELPVRPSGSRHIKKQTFVVHAGTDTTGDIFFMEVCDDCIVLRSNIGTVYERWWYEKLINMTYCPKTKVLCLWRRNGQETQLNKFYTKKCRELYYCVKDSMERAAARQQSIKPGPELGGEFPVQDMKTGEGGLLQVTLEGINLKFMHSQERKVFIELNHIKKCNTVRGVFVLEEFVPETKEVVSHKYKTPMAHEICYSVLCLFSYVAAIRGKEAENKSKPPRPVSS; from the exons GCACCCAAGCAGTGATAGTGTTGCTCAGACTCCTGAACTGCTGCGACGTTACCCTCTAGAAGACCATGCAGACTTTCCTCTACCGCCTGATGTTGTGTTCTTCTGCCAGCCAGAAGGATGTCTGAGTGTGCGGCAAAAACGCATGAGCTTCCGTGATGACACCTCCTTTGTCTTCACCCTCACAGACAAGGATACAGGTGTAATTCGCTATGGAATCTGTGTCAACTTCTACCGCTCCTTCCAGAAGCGAGTACccaaggagaagggagaaggcaCAGGGGGACATCGAGGTCGGGAGGGACAGAAGATCCCTAAATCTGGAGAGGCATCAGCACCCCAAGAGGAAGTGGGCACTGAGAGTTCAGAGAGTGGTTCTTCACTGCCGGCTCCAAGTGCAGAGTCTACCCCTGATGTGAATCGATCACCGCGCAGTAAGCGTCTGGCCAAAGGCAGTCATCACTCTCGGAACAGCACCCTGACTTCACTGTGCATCCTTAGTCATTATCCCTTCTTTTCCACATTTCGTGAGTGTCTCTACACCCTCAAGAGACTTGTGGACTGCTGTAGTGAGAGACTGTTGGGCAAGAAGTTGGGCATTCCTCGTGGAGTGCAGAG GGATACGATGTGGCGGATTTTCACAGGCTCTCTCCTGGTGGAAGAAAAGTCTAGTGCGTTGCTACACGACTTGCGGGAGATTGAGGCTTGGATATACCGTCTGCTCCGGTCACCAATGCCCATTGCTGGTCAGAAGCGGGTGGATGTGGAAGTCTTGCCACATGAGTTGCAACCAGCTTTGACCTTTGCTCTACCTGATCCATCCCGCTTCACCTTGGTGGATTTTCCATTACATCTCCCTTTAGAGTTGTTGGGAGTGGATGCCTGCCTGCAGGTGCTGACCTGCATCCTTTTGGAGCATAAG ATTGTATTGCAGTCCCGAGATTATAATGCGCTTTCTATGTCTGTGATGGCCTTTGTGGCCATGATCTACCCATTAGAGTACATGTTCCCCGTGatccctctgcttcccacctgCATGGCCTCTGCAGAACAg TTGCTTCTAGCCCCTACGCCTTATATCATTGGTGTTCCAGcaagtttctttctttacaaACTGGATTTTAAGATGCCTGATGATGTTTGGCTTATTGACCTGGATACCAACAGG GTGATTGTTCCCACAAATGCGGAATCtttgccagcactgccagaacCAGAAGCTTCAGAGctgaaaaagcatctgaaacaG TGTCTGGTTAGCATGACTGCAATCACTCAGAAACAGCTGCTCACACCCGACAACAAg GCCCTGGCCAGCATGAGTCTGAATACTCAGCCCATTCTTAATCTAGAGAAGttccaggaggggcaggaggtgccactgctgctgggaagaCCACAGAATGATTTGCAGTCTACTCCCTCCACAGAATTCAACCCCCTGATCTATGGAAATGATGTGGACTCTGTTGATGTGGCTACCAG aGTTGCTATGGTGAGATTCTTCAACTCACCAAATGTTTTGCAAGGTTTCCAAATGCATACTCGCACTCTTCGTCTCTTCCCACGACCGGTGGTGGCCTTCCAGGCAAATTCTTTTCTTGCCTCTAGGCCGAAGCAAACACCTTTTGCAGATAAGCTTTCCAGAACACAGGCAGTAGAATACTTTGGAGAATGGTCACTCAATCCTACTAACTATGCTTTCCAAAGAATTCATAACA ACATGTTTGACCCAGCCCTGATTGGTGACAAACCCAAGTGGTATGCTCACCAGCTGCAGCCGATCCACTATCGAGTCTATGACAGTAATTCACAGCTGGCTGAAGCACTGAATAtcccagcagagaaagaaacagattcTGATCCCACTGATGACAG CAGCGGCAGTGACAGTGTCGACTATGACGACTCAAGTTCCTCCTACTCCTCCCTTGGTGATTTTGTCAGTGAGATGATGAAATGTGACATTAATGGTGATACCCCAA ATGTTGACCCCCTGACTCATGCAGCCCTTGGTGATGCTAGTGAAGTGGAATTTGATGATTTTCAAGAATATTCAGGGGATATGGATGAACAGACCATGGACAGTGAGAACTCCCAGGAGACCAACCAGCCTCGTTCAAGTTCCAGTACTACAGCCAGTagcagccccagcactgtcATCCATGGAGCAAATCAT TTGTATGTAATGCAAACTAGCGAACAGATCAATGATTTGACTGGTCCACAGGAGGCAGCAGACTCGGCAGAAATAGAAGAGAAGTTGGCTGCTGGATTTTCAAACCACCTCCCTTCCTTGCCACTGCAACCAGGCTTTCCCAAGATAAGCTTGGATCGTCGTGAGAGTGACATCGCAGCTGGCAGCATGAGCTCCTCAGAAGGGGTGGTGAGGAAGCGAGAGTATGACAATCCATACTTTGAACCTCAGTATGGTTTTCCTACggaggatgaagatgatgagCAGGAAGAGAGCTACACCCCAAGATTTGACCAGAATCTCAATGGAAGCAG GTCTCAGAAGTTACTCCGGCCAAACAGTTTAAAACTGGCCAATGATTCTGATGCAGATTCAGATTCCAGGGCCAGCTCCCCAAACTCTACTGTCTCCAACAACAGCAGTGAAGGTTTTGGGGGCATCATGTCTTTTGCAA GCAGCTTGTACAGAAACCACAGCACAAGTTTCAGTTTGTCCAACTTAGCCCTACCAACGAAAGTTGGGAGAGACAAGAATACTCCTTTTCCCAGCCTGAAAG TATTTGGGTTAAATACTATAATGGAGATTATTACTGAAGCTGGCCCAGTAAGCAATGAAG GAAATAGACGAGCTCTTGTGGATCAAAAATCTTCAGTCATAAAGCACAGCCCAACAGTGAAGAGGGAATCTCCATCGCCTCAGGGACGAACTAGCAATTCCAG TGAGAACCAGCAGTTCCTGAAGGAGGTGGTACACAATGTTCTTGATGGGCAGGGTGTTGGCTGGCTGAATATGAAGAGAGTCCGACGTCTGCTGGAGAGTGAGCAGCTCCGTGTCTTTGTACTAAGCAAGCTGAATCGCACCATCCAGTCAGAAGAAGATGCTCGACAGGATGTCATACAGGACGTG GAGATCAGCCGCAAGGTTTATAAAGGCATGCTGGACTTGCTGAAGTGCACAGTCTTAAGCTTGGAGCATTCATATGCAAATGCTGGCCTGGGAGGCATGGCCAGTGTTTTTGGCCTGCTAGAGATAGCACATACTCACTATTATAATAAAG aaccagaaaagagaaaacGAAGTCCAACAGATGGATCTGTCACTCCAGTTGGCAAGGATCCTGGATCATCCCCAAGAGTGGAGCCAAAACCTGCGATGCAGCTGCCGGTACCTCAGATAATGCCAAAGCCACCAAGCCCTGCAGGCAAAGGGCCAAGGGAGTTTGACACAAGAAgtctaaaggaagaaaattttattgCTTCCATTG AATTGTGGAACAAGCACCAGgaagtgaaaaagcaaaaatctttggaaaaaacga gAACAGAAGGTGTGAAACAATTCGATTTGGGAGAAACAGATGAGAAGAAATCCCAAATCAGTGCAGACAGTGGCCTCAGTTTGGCCTCAGGTTCTCAG AAGAGTGATTTTGACTCTATTCCCAGTGGAGGACCAACAGTTATGGTCCGAAGTACAAGCCAGGATTCTGAAGTCAGCACT GTTAGTAACAGTTCTGGAGAGACATTAGGAGCAGACAGTGACTTGAGTAGCAATGCTGGTGATGGCCCGAGTGTGGAAAATGGTGGCAATTTGGCAGGATCCAGAGGCACTGTGTCAGACAGCGAAATTGAGACAAACTCTGCTACTAGCTCTATCTTT GCGAAGTCTCACAACCTGAAGCAGAGTGTGAAGGATAGCAAAGGCAGTACTCCAGGGAGAGGTCCAGAGGATGGGAACCAACGTGTCTATCTATATGAAGGACTTTTGG GTAGGGATAAAGGATCTGTCTGGGACCAGTTAGAGGATGCTGCAATGGAAACCTTCTCTATGA GCAAAGAGCGTTCAACTTTATGGGACCAGATGCAGTTCTGGGAAGATGCTTTTTTGGATGCTGTAATGTTAGAGAGAGAAGGAATGGGGATGGACCAGGGACCTCAGGAGATGATTGACAG GTATCTTTCCCTGGGAGAACATGATCGAAAGCGTTTGGAGGATGATGAGGACCGTTTGTTGGCTACACTGCTGCATAATATGATTGCCTATATGCTTATGataaag GTGAACAAGAATGATATTAGGAAAAAGGTGCGGCGTCTAATGGGAAAATCACATATTGGATTGGTGCACAGTCAGCAAATAAATGATATTCTAGACAAACTTGCCAATCTG agtGGACGGGAACTCCCTGTGAGACCCAGTGGCAGCCGCCATATCAAGAAGCAGACTTTTGTAGTACATGCTGGGACAGACACAACAGGAGACATATTTTTTATGGAG GTATGTGATGATTGTATTGTGCTTAGAAGCAACATTGGAACTGTATATGAACGTTGGTGGTATGAGAAACTCATCAACATGACTTACTGTCCCAAAACAAAAGTGCTCTGCCTCTGGCGCAGGAATGGTCAGGAGACACAACTGAACAAGTTCTACACAAAGAAG
- the MADD gene encoding MAP kinase-activating death domain protein isoform X20, whose amino-acid sequence MVQKKRICPRLLDYLVIIGARHPSSDSVAQTPELLRRYPLEDHADFPLPPDVVFFCQPEGCLSVRQKRMSFRDDTSFVFTLTDKDTGVIRYGICVNFYRSFQKRVPKEKGEGTGGHRGREGQKIPKSGEASAPQEEVGTESSESGSSLPAPSAESTPDVNRSPRSKRLAKGSHHSRNSTLTSLCILSHYPFFSTFRECLYTLKRLVDCCSERLLGKKLGIPRGVQRDTMWRIFTGSLLVEEKSSALLHDLREIEAWIYRLLRSPMPIAGQKRVDVEVLPHELQPALTFALPDPSRFTLVDFPLHLPLELLGVDACLQVLTCILLEHKIVLQSRDYNALSMSVMAFVAMIYPLEYMFPVIPLLPTCMASAEQLLLAPTPYIIGVPASFFLYKLDFKMPDDVWLIDLDTNRVIVPTNAESLPALPEPEASELKKHLKQCLVSMTAITQKQLLTPDNKALASMSLNTQPILNLEKFQEGQEVPLLLGRPQNDLQSTPSTEFNPLIYGNDVDSVDVATRVAMVRFFNSPNVLQGFQMHTRTLRLFPRPVVAFQANSFLASRPKQTPFADKLSRTQAVEYFGEWSLNPTNYAFQRIHNNMFDPALIGDKPKWYAHQLQPIHYRVYDSNSQLAEALNIPAEKETDSDPTDDSSGSDSVDYDDSSSSYSSLGDFVSEMMKCDINGDTPNVDPLTHAALGDASEVEFDDFQEYSGDMDEQTMDSENSQETNQPRSSSSTTASSSPSTVIHGANHLYVMQTSEQINDLTGPQEAADSAEIEEKLAAGFSNHLPSLPLQPGFPKISLDRRESDIAAGSMSSSEGVVRKREYDNPYFEPQYGFPTEDEDDEQEESYTPRFDQNLNGSRSQKLLRPNSLKLANDSDADSDSRASSPNSTVSNNSSEGFGGIMSFASSLYRNHSTSFSLSNLALPTKVGRDKNTPFPSLKGNRRALVDQKSSVIKHSPTVKRESPSPQGRTSNSSENQQFLKEVVHNVLDGQGVGWLNMKRVRRLLESEQLRVFVLSKLNRTIQSEEDARQDVIQDVEISRKVYKGMLDLLKCTVLSLEHSYANAGLGGMASVFGLLEIAHTHYYNKEPEKRKRSPTDGSVTPVGKDPGSSPRVEPKPAMQLPVPQIMPKPPSPAGKGPREFDTRSLKEENFIASIELWNKHQEVKKQKSLEKTRTEGVKQFDLGETDEKKSQISADSGLSLASGSQKSDFDSIPSGGPTVMVRSTSQDSEVSTVSNSSGETLGADSDLSSNAGDGPSVENGGNLAGSRGTVSDSEIETNSATSSIFAKSHNLKQSVKDSKGSTPGRGPEDGNQRVYLYEGLLGRDKGSVWDQLEDAAMETFSMSKERSTLWDQMQFWEDAFLDAVMLEREGMGMDQGPQEMIDRYLSLGEHDRKRLEDDEDRLLATLLHNMIAYMLMIKVNKNDIRKKVRRLMGKSHIGLVHSQQINDILDKLANLSGRELPVRPSGSRHIKKQTFVVHAGTDTTGDIFFMEVCDDCIVLRSNIGTVYERWWYEKLINMTYCPKTKVLCLWRRNGQETQLNKFYTKKCRELYYCVKDSMERAAARQQSIKPGPELGGEFPVQDMKTGEGGLLQVTLEGINLKFMHSQVFIELNHIKKCNTVRGVFVLEEFVPETKEVVSHKYKTPMAHEICYSVLCLFSYVAAIRGKEAENKSKPPRPVSS is encoded by the exons GCACCCAAGCAGTGATAGTGTTGCTCAGACTCCTGAACTGCTGCGACGTTACCCTCTAGAAGACCATGCAGACTTTCCTCTACCGCCTGATGTTGTGTTCTTCTGCCAGCCAGAAGGATGTCTGAGTGTGCGGCAAAAACGCATGAGCTTCCGTGATGACACCTCCTTTGTCTTCACCCTCACAGACAAGGATACAGGTGTAATTCGCTATGGAATCTGTGTCAACTTCTACCGCTCCTTCCAGAAGCGAGTACccaaggagaagggagaaggcaCAGGGGGACATCGAGGTCGGGAGGGACAGAAGATCCCTAAATCTGGAGAGGCATCAGCACCCCAAGAGGAAGTGGGCACTGAGAGTTCAGAGAGTGGTTCTTCACTGCCGGCTCCAAGTGCAGAGTCTACCCCTGATGTGAATCGATCACCGCGCAGTAAGCGTCTGGCCAAAGGCAGTCATCACTCTCGGAACAGCACCCTGACTTCACTGTGCATCCTTAGTCATTATCCCTTCTTTTCCACATTTCGTGAGTGTCTCTACACCCTCAAGAGACTTGTGGACTGCTGTAGTGAGAGACTGTTGGGCAAGAAGTTGGGCATTCCTCGTGGAGTGCAGAG GGATACGATGTGGCGGATTTTCACAGGCTCTCTCCTGGTGGAAGAAAAGTCTAGTGCGTTGCTACACGACTTGCGGGAGATTGAGGCTTGGATATACCGTCTGCTCCGGTCACCAATGCCCATTGCTGGTCAGAAGCGGGTGGATGTGGAAGTCTTGCCACATGAGTTGCAACCAGCTTTGACCTTTGCTCTACCTGATCCATCCCGCTTCACCTTGGTGGATTTTCCATTACATCTCCCTTTAGAGTTGTTGGGAGTGGATGCCTGCCTGCAGGTGCTGACCTGCATCCTTTTGGAGCATAAG ATTGTATTGCAGTCCCGAGATTATAATGCGCTTTCTATGTCTGTGATGGCCTTTGTGGCCATGATCTACCCATTAGAGTACATGTTCCCCGTGatccctctgcttcccacctgCATGGCCTCTGCAGAACAg TTGCTTCTAGCCCCTACGCCTTATATCATTGGTGTTCCAGcaagtttctttctttacaaACTGGATTTTAAGATGCCTGATGATGTTTGGCTTATTGACCTGGATACCAACAGG GTGATTGTTCCCACAAATGCGGAATCtttgccagcactgccagaacCAGAAGCTTCAGAGctgaaaaagcatctgaaacaG TGTCTGGTTAGCATGACTGCAATCACTCAGAAACAGCTGCTCACACCCGACAACAAg GCCCTGGCCAGCATGAGTCTGAATACTCAGCCCATTCTTAATCTAGAGAAGttccaggaggggcaggaggtgccactgctgctgggaagaCCACAGAATGATTTGCAGTCTACTCCCTCCACAGAATTCAACCCCCTGATCTATGGAAATGATGTGGACTCTGTTGATGTGGCTACCAG aGTTGCTATGGTGAGATTCTTCAACTCACCAAATGTTTTGCAAGGTTTCCAAATGCATACTCGCACTCTTCGTCTCTTCCCACGACCGGTGGTGGCCTTCCAGGCAAATTCTTTTCTTGCCTCTAGGCCGAAGCAAACACCTTTTGCAGATAAGCTTTCCAGAACACAGGCAGTAGAATACTTTGGAGAATGGTCACTCAATCCTACTAACTATGCTTTCCAAAGAATTCATAACA ACATGTTTGACCCAGCCCTGATTGGTGACAAACCCAAGTGGTATGCTCACCAGCTGCAGCCGATCCACTATCGAGTCTATGACAGTAATTCACAGCTGGCTGAAGCACTGAATAtcccagcagagaaagaaacagattcTGATCCCACTGATGACAG CAGCGGCAGTGACAGTGTCGACTATGACGACTCAAGTTCCTCCTACTCCTCCCTTGGTGATTTTGTCAGTGAGATGATGAAATGTGACATTAATGGTGATACCCCAA ATGTTGACCCCCTGACTCATGCAGCCCTTGGTGATGCTAGTGAAGTGGAATTTGATGATTTTCAAGAATATTCAGGGGATATGGATGAACAGACCATGGACAGTGAGAACTCCCAGGAGACCAACCAGCCTCGTTCAAGTTCCAGTACTACAGCCAGTagcagccccagcactgtcATCCATGGAGCAAATCAT TTGTATGTAATGCAAACTAGCGAACAGATCAATGATTTGACTGGTCCACAGGAGGCAGCAGACTCGGCAGAAATAGAAGAGAAGTTGGCTGCTGGATTTTCAAACCACCTCCCTTCCTTGCCACTGCAACCAGGCTTTCCCAAGATAAGCTTGGATCGTCGTGAGAGTGACATCGCAGCTGGCAGCATGAGCTCCTCAGAAGGGGTGGTGAGGAAGCGAGAGTATGACAATCCATACTTTGAACCTCAGTATGGTTTTCCTACggaggatgaagatgatgagCAGGAAGAGAGCTACACCCCAAGATTTGACCAGAATCTCAATGGAAGCAG GTCTCAGAAGTTACTCCGGCCAAACAGTTTAAAACTGGCCAATGATTCTGATGCAGATTCAGATTCCAGGGCCAGCTCCCCAAACTCTACTGTCTCCAACAACAGCAGTGAAGGTTTTGGGGGCATCATGTCTTTTGCAA GCAGCTTGTACAGAAACCACAGCACAAGTTTCAGTTTGTCCAACTTAGCCCTACCAACGAAAGTTGGGAGAGACAAGAATACTCCTTTTCCCAGCCTGAAAG GAAATAGACGAGCTCTTGTGGATCAAAAATCTTCAGTCATAAAGCACAGCCCAACAGTGAAGAGGGAATCTCCATCGCCTCAGGGACGAACTAGCAATTCCAG TGAGAACCAGCAGTTCCTGAAGGAGGTGGTACACAATGTTCTTGATGGGCAGGGTGTTGGCTGGCTGAATATGAAGAGAGTCCGACGTCTGCTGGAGAGTGAGCAGCTCCGTGTCTTTGTACTAAGCAAGCTGAATCGCACCATCCAGTCAGAAGAAGATGCTCGACAGGATGTCATACAGGACGTG GAGATCAGCCGCAAGGTTTATAAAGGCATGCTGGACTTGCTGAAGTGCACAGTCTTAAGCTTGGAGCATTCATATGCAAATGCTGGCCTGGGAGGCATGGCCAGTGTTTTTGGCCTGCTAGAGATAGCACATACTCACTATTATAATAAAG aaccagaaaagagaaaacGAAGTCCAACAGATGGATCTGTCACTCCAGTTGGCAAGGATCCTGGATCATCCCCAAGAGTGGAGCCAAAACCTGCGATGCAGCTGCCGGTACCTCAGATAATGCCAAAGCCACCAAGCCCTGCAGGCAAAGGGCCAAGGGAGTTTGACACAAGAAgtctaaaggaagaaaattttattgCTTCCATTG AATTGTGGAACAAGCACCAGgaagtgaaaaagcaaaaatctttggaaaaaacga gAACAGAAGGTGTGAAACAATTCGATTTGGGAGAAACAGATGAGAAGAAATCCCAAATCAGTGCAGACAGTGGCCTCAGTTTGGCCTCAGGTTCTCAG AAGAGTGATTTTGACTCTATTCCCAGTGGAGGACCAACAGTTATGGTCCGAAGTACAAGCCAGGATTCTGAAGTCAGCACT GTTAGTAACAGTTCTGGAGAGACATTAGGAGCAGACAGTGACTTGAGTAGCAATGCTGGTGATGGCCCGAGTGTGGAAAATGGTGGCAATTTGGCAGGATCCAGAGGCACTGTGTCAGACAGCGAAATTGAGACAAACTCTGCTACTAGCTCTATCTTT GCGAAGTCTCACAACCTGAAGCAGAGTGTGAAGGATAGCAAAGGCAGTACTCCAGGGAGAGGTCCAGAGGATGGGAACCAACGTGTCTATCTATATGAAGGACTTTTGG GTAGGGATAAAGGATCTGTCTGGGACCAGTTAGAGGATGCTGCAATGGAAACCTTCTCTATGA GCAAAGAGCGTTCAACTTTATGGGACCAGATGCAGTTCTGGGAAGATGCTTTTTTGGATGCTGTAATGTTAGAGAGAGAAGGAATGGGGATGGACCAGGGACCTCAGGAGATGATTGACAG GTATCTTTCCCTGGGAGAACATGATCGAAAGCGTTTGGAGGATGATGAGGACCGTTTGTTGGCTACACTGCTGCATAATATGATTGCCTATATGCTTATGataaag GTGAACAAGAATGATATTAGGAAAAAGGTGCGGCGTCTAATGGGAAAATCACATATTGGATTGGTGCACAGTCAGCAAATAAATGATATTCTAGACAAACTTGCCAATCTG agtGGACGGGAACTCCCTGTGAGACCCAGTGGCAGCCGCCATATCAAGAAGCAGACTTTTGTAGTACATGCTGGGACAGACACAACAGGAGACATATTTTTTATGGAG GTATGTGATGATTGTATTGTGCTTAGAAGCAACATTGGAACTGTATATGAACGTTGGTGGTATGAGAAACTCATCAACATGACTTACTGTCCCAAAACAAAAGTGCTCTGCCTCTGGCGCAGGAATGGTCAGGAGACACAACTGAACAAGTTCTACACAAAGAAG